The following proteins are co-located in the Candida dubliniensis CD36 chromosome 3, complete sequence genome:
- a CDS encoding aminophospholipid translocase (flippase), putative (Similar to S. cerevisiae DRS2;~In S. cerevisiae: maintains membrane lipid asymmetry in post-Golgi secretory vessicles; contributes to clathrin-coated vesicle formation and endocytosis) — MSNHNRTDNSKSNANPFSDNANNLIDLDMESNPYGDFNPNHVYPQTQRSTTTTTTHDPFADQFVLTDDSDDDDDDDGHGAHNTSYASSSQNRQVPLLNTANIPKSPNNRFFNTNTNNNEYINMTDKQDTPRDFDITHIFQRFKNKITGKPNNLNDRQQSYNQQPREINIMNHPANSGFGYYGNHISTTKYNIATFLPKFLFEQFSKYANLFFLVTSIIQQVPHVSPTNRYTTIGTLIVVLVVAAIKEIFEDIKRANADKELNRTKVLVLDPITGNFIMKKWIKVQVGDIVQVLNEEPFPADLILLSSSEPEGLCYIETANLDGETNLKIKQAKSETAQLVNPRDLVKNLNNCQILSEQPNSSLYTYEGNLKNFRHGPDIPLSPEQMLLRGATLRNTQWINGIVIFTGHETKLMRNATAAPIKRTDVERIINLQILALFGVLIVLALISSIGNVIKVKIDGDKLGYLQLEGTSMAKLFFQDLLTYWILFSNLVPISLFVTVELIKYYQAFMIGSDLDMYYEETDTPTGVRTSSLVEELGQIDYIFSDKTGTLTRNVMEFKSCSIGGRCYIEEIPEDGHAQMIDGIEIGYHTFDQLHSDLRNTSTQQSAIINEFLTLLSTCHTVIPEITEEKIKYQAASPDEGALVQGAADLGYKFIIRRPKGVTIENTLTGNSSEYELLNICEFNSTRKRMSAIFRCPDGVIRLFCKGADTVILERLSQDEPQPFVDSTLRHLEDFAAEGLRTLCIASRIISNEEYNSWSQTYYEASTSLDNRSDKLDSAAELIEKDLFLLGATAIEDKLQDGVPETIHTLQQAGIKIWVLTGDRQETAINIGMSCKLLSEDMNLLIINEQTKNDTRLNLQEKLTAIQEHQFDAEDGSLESSLALIIDGHSLGYALESDLEDLLIELGSRCRAVICCRVSPLQKALVVKMVKRKKKTSLLLAIGDGANDVSMIQAAHVGVGISGMEGMQAARSADISIGQFKFLKKLLLVHGAWSYQRLSNAILYSFYKNIALYMTQFWFVFANGFSGQSIAESWTLTFYNVLFTSLPPFVLGVFDQFVSARLLDRYPQLYQLGQKRKFFNVAIFWTWILNGFYHSAVIFLCSFFIYRYMNVASNGQTTDNWSWGVAVYTTCTLTALGKAALVVTMWTKFTVIAIPGSFLLWLGWYPAYATIAPMINVSDEYRGVLRMTYPLITFWGMVFGVAILCLLRDFAWKYFKRRYNPESYHYVQEIQKYNIQDYRPRMEQFQKAIRKVRQVQRIKKQRGFAFSQVEGQDQDKIVRLYDTTKKRGVFGELSESK, encoded by the coding sequence ATGTCCAATCATAACCGGACAGATAATAGCAAATCCAATGCTAATCCATTTTCTGATAATGCTAATAATCTTATTGATTTAGATATGGAATCAAATCCTTATGGAGATTTCAACCCTAATCATGTATACCCTCAAACACAACGatctactactactactactacccATGATCCATTTGCTGATCAATTTGTTCTAACAGATGATTccgatgatgatgatgatgatgatgggCATGGAGCTCATAATACTTCCTATGCTTCATCTTCACAAAATAGACAAGTACCTTTACTAAATACAGCAAATATACCAAAATCTCCCAACAAtagatttttcaatactaataccaataataatgaatacATTAATATGACAGATAAACAAGATACTCCACGAGATTTTGATATAACTCATATTTTCCaaagatttaaaaataaaataactGGTAAacctaataatttaaatgatcGACAGCAATCTTATAATCAACAACCAAGagaaattaatattatgaATCATCCTGCTAATTCAGGATTTGGTTATTATGGTAATCATATATCAACtacaaaatataatattgcCACTTTTTTAccaaaatttcttttcgaACAATTTAGTAAATATgcaaatttatttttcctTGTTACATCAATTATTCAACAAGTACCTCATGTTTCTCCAACAAATAGATATACTACTATTGGGACATTAATTGTTGTATTGGTTGTTGCTGctattaaagaaatatttgaagATATAAAACGTGCCAATGCtgataaagaattgaatcGAACCAAAGTTTTAGTATTGGATCCTATAACTGGGAAttttataatgaaaaaatggATTAAAGTTCAAGTGGGTGATATTGTTCAAGTTTTAAATGAAGAACCATTCCCAGCtgatttgatattattgaGTTCTTCTGAACCAGAAGGATTATGTTATATTGAAACTGCTAATTTGGATGGAGAAActaatttaaaaattaaacaagcTAAATCTGAAACAGCTCAATTAGTTAATCCTCGAGATTtagtgaaaaatttaaataattgtcAAATTTTATCAGAACAaccaaattcttctttataTACTTATGAAggtaatttgaaaaatttccGTCATGGTCCCGATATTCCATTATCACCAGAACAAATGTTATTAAGAGGGGCAACATTAAGAAATACTCAATGGATAAATGGAATAGTTATTTTCACTGGTcatgaaacaaaattaatgaGAAATGCAACGGCAGCTCCAATTAAACGTACTGATGTagaaagaattattaatttacaaattCTTGCCTTATTTGGagttttaattgttttagCATTGATTTCTTCTATTGGTAATGTAATTAAAGTGAAAATTGATGGTGATAAATTGGGTTATTTACAATTAGAAGGTACTTCTATGGCTaaacttttctttcaaGATTTATTAACATATtggattttattttctaatttgGTACCTATTTCATTGTTTGTCACAGttgaattgatcaaatattatcaaGCTTTTATGATTGGTAGTGATCTTGATATGTATTATGAAGAAACTGATACTCCAACCGGGGTAAgaacttcttctttagttgaagaattgggacaaattgattatattttcaGTGATAAAACTGGTACATTAACAAGAAATGTAATGGAATTTAAATCATGTTCCATTGGTGGTAGATGTtatattgaagaaattccTGAAGATGGACATGCTCAAATGATTGATGGTATCGAAATTGGTTATCATACTTTTGATCAATTACATTCTGATTTAAGAAATACATCTACTCAACAATCAGCCATTATAAATGAATTCTTAACATTACTTAGTACTTGTCATACTGTTATTCCCGAAATAactgaagaaaaaattaaatatcaAGCAGCATCACCCGATGAAGGAGCACTTGTACAAGGTGCAGCTGATTTGGgttataaatttattattcgTAGACCTAAAGGTGTCACTATTGAAAACACTTTAACGGGGAATTCATCAGaatatgaattattaaatatttgtGAATTTAATTCCACAAGGAAAAGAATGTCGGCCATTTTCCGTTGTCCTGATGGAGTCATTAGATTATTTTGTAAAGGTGCTGATACGGTTATTTTGGAAAGACTTTCACAAGATGAACCTCAACCATTTGTCGATTCAACTTTAAGACATTTAGAAGATTTTGCAGCTGAAGGATTACGTACATTATGTATTGCTTCACGAATAATTTCCAATGAAGAATATAATTCTTGGTCACAAACTTATTATGAAGCATCTACTTCATTGGATAATCGTAGTGATAAATTAGATTCAGCAGctgaattgattgaaaaagatttatttttacttGGTGCCACGGCAATTGAAGACAAATTACAAGATGGTGTTCCTGAAACTATTCATACTTTACAACAAGCAGGTATCAAAATTTGGGTTTTAACTGGTGATAGACAAGAAACAGCAATCAATATTGGTATGTCATGTAAATTGCTTAGTGAAGatatgaatttattgattattaatgaacaaacaaaaaatgatACTAGATTaaatttacaagaaaaacTTACTGCTATTCAGGAACATCAATTTGATGCAGAAGATGGATCTTTAGAATCATCACTTGctttaattattgatggTCATTCATTAGGGTATGCTTTGGAATCAGATTTAGAAGATTTACTCATTGAATTAGGTTCACGTTGTCGAGCAGTTATATGTTGTCGTGTTTCACCATTACAAAAAGCTCTTGTAGTGAAAATGGTGAAAcggaaaaagaaaacttcattattattagctATTGGTGATGGTGCCAATGATGTTTCCATGATACAAGCAGCTCATGTTGGTGTAGGTATTAGTGGGATGGAAGGTATGCAAGCAGCAAGAAGTGCTGATATATCTATTGgacaattcaaatttttgaaaaaattattattagttcATGGTGCATGGTCATATCAACGTCTTTCAAATGCaattttatattcattttataaaaatattgCTCTTTATATGACACaattttggtttgttttCGCTAATGGATTTTCTGGTCAATCAATTGCTGAATCTTGGACATTAACATTTTATAATGTATTATTTACTTCATTACCTCCATTTGTATTAGGAgtatttgatcaatttgttaGTGCAAGATTATTAGATAGATATCctcaattatatcaattagGTCAAAAACGGAAATTCTTCAATGTGGCGATTTTTTGGACTTGGATTTTAAATGGATTTTATCATTCTGCAGTGATTTTTTTATgttcatttttcatttatagATATATGAATGTTGCTTCAAATGGTCAAACCACTGATAATTGGTCATGGGGTGTCGCCGTTTATACCACATGTACATTAACAGCATTGGGTAAAGCCGCATTAGTGGTTACTATGTGGACAAAGTTTACCGTGATTGCTATTCCAGGgtcatttttattatggTTAGGTTGGTATCCTGCTTATGCAACAATTGCTCCCATGATTAATGTATCTGATGAATATAGAGGGGTTTTAAGAATGACATATCCACTTATAACATTTTGGGGGATGGTTTTCGGAGTTGCTATATTATGTTTATTACGTGATTTTGCTTggaaatattttaaaagaaGATATAATCCTGAAAGTTATCATTATGTTcaagaaattcaaaaatataatattcaaGATTATCGACCAAGAATggaacaatttcaaaaagcAATTAGAAAAGTTAGACAAGttcaaagaattaaaaaacaaagaggTTTTGCCTTTTCTCAAGTTGAAGGACAAGATCAAGATAAAATTGTTAGATTATATGATACAACTAAAAAAAGAGGTGTTTTCGGTGAATTATCAGAAAGTAAGTAA